One region of Streptococcus salivarius genomic DNA includes:
- the glyS gene encoding glycine--tRNA ligase subunit beta — MTKNLLVELGLEELPAYVVTPSEKQLGEKMAAFLDDNRLSYESIQTFSTPRRLAVRVIGLADQQSDLTEDFKGPSKKIALDAEGNFSKAAQGFVRGKGLTVDDIEFREVKGEEYVYVTKHEAGKPAKEVLVGVPEVLASLTFPVSMHWANNTFEYIRPVHTLTVLLGDEALDLDFLDIKSGRVSRGHRFLGHEVEITNADSYEEDLRTVYVIADSKERENMIREQIKAIEAEQGVQVQIEEGLLNEVLNLVEYPTAFMGSFDTKYLDVPEEVLVTSMETHQRYFVVRDLDGKLKPNFISVRNGNAEHLENVIRGNEKVLVARLEDGEFFWREDQKLKIEDLVAKLANVTFHEKIGSLSEHMARAGVIAASLAEQAGLTAEETAAVARAAEIYKFDLLTGMVGEFDELQGIMGEKYALLADEDAAVATAIREHYLPDSADGALPETKVGAILALADKLDTLLSFFSVGLIPSGSNDPYALRRATQGIVRILDAFGWHIPMDELIDSLYALSFDSLSYDNQAEVINFIKARVDKMMGRTSKDIKEAVLAGSNFVVADMLEAADALSEAAKADGYKAAVESLSRAFNLAEKADASVAVDASLFENDQEKALSKAIEELELTGSASDKLAKLFALSPVIDAFFDNTMVMAEDEAVKNNRLALLAGLVAKAKAVAAFNQLNTK; from the coding sequence ATGACAAAAAACTTATTAGTAGAACTTGGACTTGAAGAGTTGCCAGCCTACGTTGTCACACCAAGTGAAAAACAACTCGGGGAGAAAATGGCAGCCTTCTTGGATGACAACCGTCTCTCATACGAAAGCATTCAAACCTTCTCAACACCACGCCGTTTGGCAGTCCGTGTGATTGGTTTGGCTGATCAACAATCCGATTTGACCGAAGATTTTAAAGGCCCTTCTAAGAAAATCGCTTTGGATGCAGAAGGTAACTTCTCAAAAGCGGCGCAAGGATTTGTCCGTGGGAAAGGCTTGACTGTTGACGATATCGAATTCCGTGAAGTCAAAGGTGAAGAGTACGTTTATGTTACTAAACACGAAGCTGGAAAACCTGCTAAAGAAGTTTTGGTTGGCGTTCCAGAAGTGCTTGCTTCATTGACTTTCCCTGTCAGCATGCACTGGGCTAACAACACATTTGAATACATTCGCCCAGTTCACACCTTGACAGTTCTTTTGGGCGACGAAGCGCTTGACCTTGACTTCTTGGATATCAAGTCAGGTCGTGTGAGTCGTGGACATCGTTTCCTTGGACATGAAGTGGAAATTACCAATGCGGATTCTTATGAGGAAGACCTTCGTACTGTTTACGTGATTGCGGATAGCAAAGAACGTGAAAACATGATTCGTGAGCAAATCAAAGCTATCGAGGCAGAACAAGGTGTTCAAGTCCAAATCGAAGAAGGACTTTTGAATGAAGTCTTGAACTTGGTCGAATATCCAACTGCATTTATGGGAAGTTTCGATACTAAGTATTTGGACGTTCCAGAAGAAGTCTTGGTGACATCAATGGAAACGCACCAACGTTACTTTGTTGTACGTGACCTTGACGGTAAGCTTAAACCAAACTTCATCTCAGTCCGTAATGGTAACGCTGAGCACTTGGAAAATGTTATTCGAGGAAATGAAAAAGTATTGGTGGCCCGTCTTGAAGATGGTGAATTCTTCTGGCGTGAAGACCAAAAACTTAAGATTGAAGACCTCGTTGCTAAATTGGCTAACGTGACTTTCCATGAAAAAATCGGTTCTCTCTCAGAACACATGGCCCGTGCTGGTGTCATTGCCGCGTCATTGGCTGAGCAAGCTGGTTTGACTGCCGAAGAAACGGCAGCCGTAGCGCGTGCAGCTGAAATCTATAAATTTGACCTCTTGACTGGTATGGTCGGAGAGTTCGATGAATTGCAAGGAATCATGGGTGAAAAATACGCCCTCCTTGCTGATGAGGATGCTGCGGTTGCGACAGCTATCCGTGAGCACTACCTTCCTGATTCAGCAGATGGAGCCCTTCCAGAGACTAAGGTTGGTGCTATCCTTGCGCTTGCAGATAAATTGGATACTCTCCTTTCCTTCTTCTCAGTTGGCTTGATTCCATCAGGTTCTAATGACCCTTATGCGCTTCGTCGTGCAACGCAAGGGATTGTTCGTATCTTGGATGCTTTTGGTTGGCACATCCCTATGGATGAGTTGATCGACAGCCTTTACGCCCTTTCATTTGATAGTCTTTCTTATGACAATCAAGCAGAAGTAATCAACTTCATCAAAGCGCGTGTGGACAAGATGATGGGACGCACATCAAAAGATATCAAAGAAGCCGTTCTTGCTGGTTCAAACTTCGTGGTTGCGGATATGCTTGAAGCAGCTGACGCCCTCTCAGAAGCTGCTAAGGCTGATGGTTACAAGGCAGCTGTTGAATCACTCTCACGTGCCTTCAACTTGGCAGAAAAAGCAGATGCTTCAGTAGCAGTCGATGCCAGTCTCTTTGAAAATGACCAAGAAAAAGCCCTTTCTAAAGCGATTGAAGAGCTTGAATTGACTGGTTCAGCTAGTGACAAATTGGCTAAGCTCTTTGCTCTTAGCCCAGTCATCGATGCCTTCTTTGACAACACTATGGTCATGGCAGAAGATGAAGCGGTTAAAAACAACCGTTTGGCCCTTCTTGCAGGTCTTGTAGCCAAAGCCAAAGCTGTTGCAGCTTTCAACCAATTGAACACAAAATAA
- a CDS encoding DUF896 family protein: MTPEKIARINELAKKKKTEGLTPEEEVEQAKLREEYIEGYRRSVRHHIEGIKVVDEEGNDVTPEKLRQVQREKGLHGRSLDDPES; this comes from the coding sequence ATGACACCTGAAAAAATCGCTCGTATCAATGAGCTTGCTAAAAAGAAAAAAACCGAAGGTTTGACTCCAGAAGAAGAAGTGGAGCAAGCAAAACTTCGTGAAGAATACATTGAAGGTTACCGTCGCTCAGTTCGTCACCATATCGAAGGAATTAAAGTGGTTGACGAAGAAGGTAACGATGTGACACCTGAAAAACTACGTCAAGTACAACGTGAAAAAGGTTTGCATGGCCGTAGCCTCGATGATCCTGAATCATAA
- a CDS encoding amino acid permease gives MSQKQHHKDDDNQTENGMVRGLQNRHVQLIAIAGTIGTGLFLGAGRSLSLTGPSIILVYILTGIFMYLMMRAIGEMLYMDPDQHTFINFITKYLGKGWGFFSGWSYWVSLIFLGMAEITAVSTYVQYWFPSWPAWQIQIVFLIILSSVNLIAVKIFGEVEFWFGMIKIITILALIATGIFMVATNFETPAGHASLANITHGFQMFPKGWVSFVMTFQMVFFAYQAIEFVGITTSETANPRKVLPKAIKEIPIRIVIFYVGALIALMAIFPWQKLPVNESPFVTVFQMAGIKWAAAFINFVVLTAAASSLNSTLYSTGRHLFQIAKETPNSKVMKALKLDTLSRNGIPSRAIIVSAIVVCVSAFINVLPGVSDAFALITASSSGVYIAIYILTMLAHLKYRKSQEFMADGFLMPAYKILNPLTILFFIFVFVCLFLQKSTVVGAIGAAIWIVVFSIYSNWKHSK, from the coding sequence ATGTCGCAAAAGCAACATCATAAAGACGACGACAACCAGACTGAGAATGGGATGGTGCGTGGTCTTCAAAACCGTCACGTCCAGCTGATTGCCATCGCTGGTACAATCGGTACAGGTCTCTTCCTCGGGGCAGGGCGTTCTCTCTCCCTAACAGGACCTTCAATCATCTTAGTATATATACTAACTGGTATCTTCATGTATCTTATGATGCGAGCGATCGGTGAGATGCTCTATATGGATCCTGACCAGCACACCTTTATCAACTTTATTACCAAATACCTTGGTAAGGGCTGGGGATTCTTCTCGGGTTGGTCTTACTGGGTATCACTGATATTCCTCGGGATGGCAGAAATTACGGCAGTATCAACCTATGTGCAATATTGGTTCCCAAGTTGGCCTGCCTGGCAGATTCAGATTGTCTTCTTGATTATCCTGAGCTCGGTTAACCTGATTGCGGTTAAGATTTTCGGGGAAGTTGAGTTTTGGTTTGGGATGATTAAGATTATCACCATTCTTGCTCTTATCGCAACAGGTATCTTCATGGTAGCAACCAACTTTGAAACGCCTGCTGGACATGCTAGCCTTGCCAATATTACACACGGCTTTCAGATGTTCCCTAAAGGTTGGGTAAGCTTTGTTATGACCTTCCAAATGGTCTTCTTTGCTTACCAAGCCATCGAATTTGTAGGGATTACAACTTCTGAGACAGCGAATCCACGTAAGGTCTTACCAAAGGCAATCAAGGAGATTCCGATTCGTATTGTCATCTTCTATGTGGGTGCCCTCATTGCCCTCATGGCTATCTTCCCATGGCAAAAACTTCCAGTTAATGAATCACCGTTCGTAACGGTCTTCCAAATGGCTGGTATCAAGTGGGCAGCAGCCTTCATTAACTTTGTTGTCTTGACAGCAGCGGCGTCATCATTGAATTCAACACTTTACTCAACAGGTCGTCACCTCTTCCAAATTGCTAAGGAAACACCAAATAGTAAAGTCATGAAAGCATTGAAGCTAGATACTTTGTCACGTAATGGTATTCCTTCACGTGCTATCATTGTTTCAGCCATTGTAGTATGTGTTTCAGCCTTCATCAATGTCTTGCCTGGTGTATCTGATGCATTTGCTTTGATTACGGCATCATCATCAGGTGTCTACATCGCTATCTATATCTTGACCATGCTTGCTCATCTCAAGTACCGTAAATCTCAAGAGTTCATGGCAGATGGATTCCTTATGCCAGCCTATAAGATTCTCAATCCATTGACTATTCTTTTCTTCATCTTCGTCTTTGTTTGTCTCTTCTTGCAAAAGTCAACAGTTGTCGGAGCTATTGGGGCAGCCATCTGGATTGTGGTATTTAGTATCTATAGTAACTGGAAACATAGTAAATAA
- the glyQ gene encoding glycine--tRNA ligase subunit alpha: MSKKLTFQEIILTLQQYWNDQGCMLMQAYDNEKGAGTMSPYTFLRAIGPEPWNAAYVEPSRRPADGRYGENPNRLYQHHQFQVVMKPSPSNIQELYLESLEKLGINPLEHDIRFVEDNWENPSTGSAGLGWEVWLDGMEITQFTYFQQVGGLATGPVTSEVTYGLERLASYIQEVDSVYDIEWAPGVKYGEIFLQPEYEHSKYSFEVSDQDMLLENFEKFEKEAGRALELGLVHPAYDYVLKCSHTFNLLDARGAVSVTERAGYIARIRNLARVVAKTFVAERKKLGYPLLDEATRAKLLAEEEE, translated from the coding sequence ATGTCTAAGAAATTAACATTTCAAGAAATCATTTTGACTTTGCAACAATACTGGAATGACCAGGGTTGTATGCTCATGCAGGCTTATGATAATGAAAAAGGTGCGGGAACAATGAGTCCATACACTTTCCTTCGTGCCATTGGTCCTGAACCATGGAATGCGGCTTATGTAGAGCCATCACGTCGTCCAGCAGATGGACGTTACGGGGAAAACCCAAACCGCCTTTACCAGCACCACCAATTCCAAGTGGTGATGAAACCATCACCATCAAACATCCAAGAACTCTACCTTGAGTCATTGGAAAAATTGGGTATCAATCCTTTGGAACACGATATTCGTTTCGTGGAAGATAACTGGGAAAACCCATCAACTGGTTCAGCTGGTCTTGGTTGGGAAGTTTGGTTGGACGGTATGGAAATCACTCAGTTCACCTACTTCCAACAAGTTGGTGGTTTGGCAACTGGTCCGGTAACTTCTGAGGTCACTTACGGTTTGGAACGTTTGGCTTCTTACATCCAAGAAGTAGATTCTGTTTACGATATTGAGTGGGCTCCAGGCGTTAAATACGGGGAAATCTTCCTTCAACCAGAATACGAACACTCAAAATACAGCTTTGAAGTTTCTGACCAAGACATGCTTCTTGAAAACTTCGAAAAATTTGAAAAAGAAGCAGGACGTGCCTTGGAATTGGGTCTTGTTCACCCTGCCTATGACTACGTTTTGAAATGTTCACATACTTTTAACTTGCTAGATGCTCGTGGCGCTGTTTCTGTTACAGAACGTGCCGGTTACATTGCCCGCATCCGTAACTTGGCCCGTGTTGTGGCCAAAACCTTCGTCGCAGAACGTAAGAAACTTGGTTACCCACTTCTTGACGAAGCCACACGCGCAAAACTCCTAGCAGAAGAGGAAGAATAA
- the nagA gene encoding N-acetylglucosamine-6-phosphate deacetylase — MTYYISAKRFYFENKIKEGGYLEVVDGHFGDWTEKVPEGAEVLDYSNYQIAPGLVDTHIHGFAGYDVMDNSEESLLGMSQALLSAGVTSFLPTALTAPFEELKAICQTTANTIGKETGAKIQGLFFEGPYFTETYKGAQNPKYMGNPSVKQLQAWQEAAQGKLIKLALAPEREGVAEFIQEATKKGVTIALGHSNATYEEAMVAVEAGASVWVHVYNGMRGFTHREPGMVGAAFDSPETIGELIADGHHAVPAACKVLIKQKTPQGVALITDCMSAGGRPDGDYMLGELPVIVENGTARLKEGGNLAGSILQLKDGVKHVVDWGLVTVAQALQMATSVPAKSVGLENICGSLKVGLPADFIVLDDSLDLQATYVDGQKGWEK, encoded by the coding sequence ATGACCTATTATATTTCAGCCAAACGTTTTTACTTTGAGAATAAAATCAAGGAAGGTGGCTACCTAGAGGTTGTGGATGGTCATTTCGGTGACTGGACAGAAAAGGTACCAGAAGGTGCAGAAGTACTGGATTACAGTAATTATCAGATTGCTCCGGGTCTTGTAGATACTCATATTCATGGATTTGCGGGTTATGATGTCATGGATAATTCTGAGGAAAGTCTTCTAGGCATGAGTCAAGCCTTGCTTTCAGCAGGTGTGACCTCTTTCTTACCGACAGCCCTAACAGCGCCATTTGAAGAGCTGAAGGCTATTTGCCAAACAACAGCTAATACTATTGGTAAGGAAACTGGTGCCAAAATTCAAGGGCTCTTCTTTGAAGGACCTTATTTTACTGAAACCTATAAGGGGGCTCAAAATCCTAAATACATGGGAAATCCAAGTGTGAAACAATTGCAGGCATGGCAGGAGGCGGCTCAAGGGAAATTGATTAAATTGGCTCTCGCTCCTGAACGTGAGGGAGTGGCTGAATTTATCCAAGAAGCAACCAAGAAAGGCGTCACTATTGCTCTAGGTCATTCTAATGCTACTTATGAAGAAGCCATGGTAGCAGTGGAAGCTGGGGCGTCTGTTTGGGTTCACGTCTACAACGGGATGCGTGGTTTTACACACCGTGAGCCTGGTATGGTTGGTGCAGCCTTCGATAGTCCTGAAACGATTGGTGAGCTGATTGCAGATGGGCATCACGCGGTCCCTGCAGCTTGTAAGGTTCTTATCAAGCAAAAGACACCTCAAGGAGTTGCCCTTATTACGGACTGTATGTCAGCGGGAGGACGTCCGGATGGCGACTATATGCTGGGTGAACTTCCTGTCATCGTCGAAAATGGTACTGCCCGCCTCAAAGAAGGTGGTAACCTAGCTGGATCTATCCTACAACTTAAAGACGGTGTTAAACATGTGGTTGACTGGGGACTTGTGACGGTTGCTCAAGCTCTTCAGATGGCAACTAGTGTTCCAGCTAAATCGGTTGGGCTTGAAAATATTTGCGGAAGCCTAAAAGTAGGTCTACCAGCTGATTTTATCGTACTAGATGATTCCTTGGACTTACAGGCAACATATGTTGATGGGCAAAAAGGTTGGGAAAAATAA
- a CDS encoding peptidylprolyl isomerase — MKNIKKYIPLIIVLVIAGLGFAFRENISRAVRGDAYVDNKIFTKQLEKAQKSGKDAFPQLSDKVGKDEAEVILHTSKGDITVKLFPTLAPKASENFLKHAKDKYYDGLTFHRVIKDFMIQSGDPKGDGTGGESIWKKGFAVEPTPFLYNIRGALAMANTGAKNSNGSQFYIVQNKDDQSKQLGNAGYPKPIIDAYKKGGYPAGDTKYTVFGQVIKGMDVVDTIANLEVDDNSKPKENVTVNSVEVVKDYKFK; from the coding sequence ATGAAAAACATTAAAAAGTACATTCCATTAATTATTGTACTTGTTATCGCAGGCCTAGGTTTTGCCTTTCGTGAGAACATCTCACGCGCCGTTCGTGGAGATGCTTATGTTGATAATAAGATATTCACTAAACAATTAGAAAAAGCCCAAAAATCTGGAAAAGATGCCTTCCCACAGTTGTCAGACAAGGTCGGTAAGGACGAAGCTGAAGTTATCCTCCACACTTCAAAGGGTGATATCACAGTCAAACTCTTCCCTACACTTGCTCCAAAGGCTTCTGAAAACTTCTTGAAACATGCAAAGGACAAATACTATGATGGTCTTACCTTCCACCGTGTCATCAAGGACTTCATGATTCAAAGTGGCGACCCTAAGGGTGACGGTACTGGCGGAGAATCTATCTGGAAGAAAGGTTTCGCTGTTGAGCCTACACCATTCCTCTACAACATCCGTGGCGCACTTGCTATGGCCAATACTGGTGCTAAGAATTCAAACGGCAGCCAATTCTACATTGTTCAAAACAAGGACGATCAAAGCAAGCAACTAGGAAATGCCGGCTATCCAAAACCTATCATTGACGCCTACAAAAAAGGCGGTTACCCAGCTGGTGATACCAAATATACTGTCTTTGGACAAGTCATCAAAGGCATGGATGTCGTTGATACCATTGCTAACCTTGAAGTCGATGACAACAGCAAACCAAAAGAAAATGTAACGGTTAATTCCGTTGAAGTTGTTAAAGACTACAAATTCAAATAA
- a CDS encoding beta-glucoside-specific PTS transporter subunit IIABC has protein sequence MAKYTELAEDILKHVGGKENVNSLKHCVTRLRFDLKDESKADDDYLKNRDGVVTVVKAGGQYQVVIGNHVPDVYAEVLQVGGLPAGGSLDLDEGDAPKGNLFDRFVSLVSSIFQPFLGPLAAAGIIKGIVAVMAACGLSAATSPMYVILNAAGDGFFQFLPILIALTSARRFKVNEFTAIAVAGALVYPDIATLVTALQKAGQGHVLGVIPFTLPAGGYLSTVMPSILAIWVASYIQKFFTKITPDVIKVFVVPFFTLLITVPLTFLVVGPIANTFSDGLTSLFQAIMNFSPIVFGLVLGILWQVLVMFGMHWALVPLAILDVATNGSSTILSAAILPCFTQTGVLGAIMLKTKEEKVRIISMPAFVSSIFGVTEPAIYGVTLPMKTPFYISCGVSGLMGAAMMALDIKTYSIGGLGVFVFPSLIGPDGNLSKVIFAIIIAIVGGVLAFLIQLFVRVPNLYGGGAAKVEEKAEEAAPAPKEIQQEIIASPLIGNVVPLDQVPDQVFASGAMGKGIAIDPTDGVVVAPAKATVNLVFPTGHAIGLTTENGAELLIHIGMDTVSLAGKGFKTYVEAGQVVEAGQKLIEFDLATIREAKLPVITPVIVTNTADFNDVLTTKEARVNTGDYLLTAVK, from the coding sequence ATGGCTAAATATACTGAATTAGCTGAGGACATTCTCAAACACGTTGGTGGCAAGGAAAATGTCAATAGCTTGAAACACTGTGTGACACGTTTGCGCTTTGATTTGAAAGATGAATCTAAAGCAGATGATGACTACCTTAAGAACCGTGACGGAGTTGTTACTGTTGTTAAGGCAGGTGGACAATATCAGGTGGTTATCGGTAACCATGTGCCTGATGTTTATGCGGAGGTTCTCCAAGTTGGTGGTCTTCCAGCAGGTGGAAGTCTTGATCTTGATGAGGGGGATGCACCAAAGGGAAATCTCTTTGACCGCTTTGTATCTTTGGTATCAAGTATTTTCCAACCTTTCCTTGGGCCTTTGGCTGCAGCCGGGATTATCAAAGGAATAGTCGCTGTCATGGCAGCATGTGGCCTGTCAGCTGCAACAAGCCCTATGTATGTCATCCTTAATGCGGCGGGGGATGGTTTCTTCCAGTTCTTGCCAATCTTGATTGCCTTGACTTCTGCTCGTCGTTTCAAGGTTAATGAGTTTACAGCTATTGCGGTTGCAGGAGCACTTGTTTATCCTGATATTGCTACGCTAGTGACAGCTCTTCAAAAGGCAGGTCAAGGTCATGTTCTAGGGGTTATTCCGTTTACGCTTCCTGCAGGGGGTTACCTCTCAACAGTAATGCCTTCTATCTTGGCAATCTGGGTGGCTTCTTACATTCAAAAATTCTTTACTAAGATTACTCCAGATGTCATTAAAGTCTTCGTAGTACCTTTCTTTACATTGCTCATTACAGTACCATTAACATTCTTGGTGGTGGGACCAATTGCCAACACTTTCTCTGATGGATTGACAAGTCTTTTCCAAGCGATCATGAACTTTAGTCCGATTGTCTTTGGTCTTGTACTTGGTATCCTATGGCAAGTCTTGGTTATGTTCGGAATGCACTGGGCGCTTGTTCCCCTTGCTATCTTAGATGTGGCAACAAACGGAAGTTCTACGATTCTTTCAGCAGCTATCCTTCCATGTTTCACGCAAACAGGTGTATTGGGGGCTATCATGCTTAAGACAAAAGAAGAAAAAGTCCGTATCATTTCTATGCCAGCCTTTGTTTCATCTATTTTTGGTGTAACAGAACCTGCTATCTATGGGGTGACTCTTCCAATGAAAACACCATTCTACATTTCATGTGGTGTTTCAGGACTTATGGGGGCTGCCATGATGGCCCTAGATATTAAGACGTATTCAATAGGTGGTCTGGGTGTTTTTGTCTTCCCAAGCCTTATTGGACCGGATGGTAACCTTTCTAAAGTTATCTTTGCCATTATTATTGCCATTGTGGGTGGTGTTCTTGCCTTCCTCATCCAACTCTTTGTGCGAGTACCAAATCTATACGGTGGTGGAGCAGCTAAGGTTGAGGAAAAAGCTGAAGAAGCTGCACCTGCTCCTAAAGAAATTCAACAAGAAATTATTGCGAGCCCACTTATCGGGAATGTTGTCCCACTTGACCAAGTTCCTGACCAAGTCTTTGCCTCAGGAGCTATGGGTAAAGGTATCGCTATTGACCCTACTGATGGGGTAGTGGTCGCACCAGCTAAGGCAACTGTTAATTTAGTCTTCCCTACTGGTCATGCGATTGGTTTGACAACTGAAAATGGTGCAGAGCTTCTCATTCATATTGGTATGGATACTGTTTCTCTTGCTGGTAAAGGCTTCAAGACCTATGTGGAAGCAGGTCAAGTTGTAGAAGCAGGGCAAAAACTTATAGAATTTGACCTAGCAACTATCCGAGAGGCTAAATTACCAGTCATCACGCCAGTCATTGTGACCAATACAGCTGACTTTAATGATGTCTTAACGACTAAAGAAGCTCGTGTTAACACCGGTGACTATCTCCTCACTGCTGTTAAATAA
- a CDS encoding ABC transporter ATP-binding protein codes for MTNITFSQVQKSFHKKLVLDIPDFQADSGEIFSIVGGNGAGKSTFIKLLAGIFLQDKGEVRVYDVSNRSKKIHSLVKFVLESGQGLYSYLTAMENLQYFLSLNGIALSHIKAEVDVLCDQLAFTPYKDTLVSELSQGNRQKLTLILALVQKPKVLCLDEPTNGLDLLAKKQLMTLLQDYARHHQASIFITSHDASFIEKVSTRVVVIQEGRLYREGTFEEIFGNVHQHEVYHLLLDKSAESVLKQRFPELDYKVLDGGISVETRNPDLYRLLLEETEVLQFTREPASLEDLLYEVLK; via the coding sequence ATGACTAACATAACATTTTCACAAGTTCAAAAGAGTTTTCACAAGAAGTTGGTGTTAGACATTCCTGATTTTCAAGCAGATTCAGGTGAAATCTTCTCCATCGTTGGTGGCAATGGTGCCGGTAAGTCGACTTTTATCAAGCTCTTGGCAGGGATTTTTTTGCAGGATAAGGGCGAGGTTCGTGTCTATGACGTTTCTAATCGCTCCAAGAAAATCCACTCGCTGGTCAAGTTTGTCTTGGAGAGCGGGCAGGGGTTGTACAGTTATTTGACAGCTATGGAGAATCTCCAATATTTTCTAAGCTTGAATGGGATTGCCTTGTCTCATATCAAGGCAGAGGTGGATGTCTTGTGTGACCAGCTGGCTTTTACCCCTTATAAGGACACGCTGGTTTCAGAACTGTCCCAGGGCAACCGTCAAAAATTGACCTTAATCTTAGCCTTGGTGCAAAAACCGAAAGTACTCTGTTTGGATGAGCCGACCAATGGGCTAGATTTGCTGGCAAAAAAACAGCTGATGACTCTTTTGCAGGATTATGCTCGTCACCATCAAGCCAGTATTTTTATCACCAGTCATGATGCTAGTTTTATCGAGAAGGTCAGCACTCGGGTGGTGGTAATTCAGGAGGGGCGGCTTTATCGTGAAGGAACCTTTGAAGAGATTTTTGGCAATGTCCACCAGCATGAAGTCTATCACTTGCTGTTAGATAAGAGTGCAGAAAGTGTACTGAAACAAAGATTCCCTGAGCTGGACTACAAGGTGCTTGACGGTGGGATTTCGGTAGAGACCAGAAATCCAGACCTTTATCGGCTATTGCTGGAAGAAACAGAAGTCTTGCAGTTCACCCGAGAACCTGCCTCTTTGGAAGATTTGCTTTATGAGGTGCTCAAATGA
- a CDS encoding YkvI family membrane protein, producing MSKRIWSIALAYVGVMIGAGVSSGQDLLQYFVSFGAWGLIGVIVLGILHVGFGRLMIALGSYYRSDDHSVVLAEISHPVIYRILDIALIITCFLFGFVMTAGAGANLNQQFGFPIWVGAFLCTALTIFVSFLDFKKIIGVIGVFTPMILVMIAMIFVTNVLGRHWDFAEMDKVSQTIQSPFPSIWLSVVNYFAVCVMSAIAMAFVMGGSILKINEAEKSGAWGGFMVGVIFFVTTLILFANSDKIASSDVPMLAIAKEVNPIFATLYALVIFGLIFNTVFSLYYALGKRFSAGSEKRFKFFVAAFALAGFAISFMGFRQLVAVMYPIIGYLGMLMLVVLVVASYREKAKIRKEKEIRNHLLSIVEKSYDSNQDLTHQDKKKAEELREASIIDNDILHKDSHAHVRQEMGISKKD from the coding sequence ATGTCAAAACGTATTTGGAGCATTGCCCTGGCCTATGTCGGTGTAATGATTGGTGCAGGGGTGTCTTCAGGACAGGACCTCTTACAGTATTTTGTTAGTTTTGGAGCCTGGGGACTGATAGGTGTCATAGTTCTAGGAATTTTGCATGTTGGCTTTGGGCGACTCATGATTGCTCTGGGAAGTTATTACCGCTCAGATGACCATTCGGTAGTCCTGGCAGAAATCAGTCATCCTGTGATTTACCGTATTTTGGATATCGCTTTGATTATCACTTGTTTCCTGTTTGGTTTTGTGATGACAGCAGGTGCAGGGGCTAACCTAAACCAGCAGTTCGGCTTTCCGATTTGGGTAGGTGCTTTCCTTTGTACAGCTCTGACTATCTTTGTGAGTTTCCTAGATTTCAAAAAAATCATCGGTGTTATTGGAGTTTTTACCCCTATGATTTTGGTTATGATTGCCATGATATTCGTGACCAATGTTTTAGGACGTCACTGGGATTTTGCTGAGATGGATAAGGTGTCGCAAACCATTCAATCTCCTTTTCCGAGTATTTGGCTGTCTGTGGTTAACTATTTCGCCGTTTGTGTCATGTCAGCCATAGCCATGGCCTTTGTGATGGGTGGCTCTATTCTCAAAATCAATGAAGCTGAAAAGAGTGGAGCCTGGGGAGGATTTATGGTTGGTGTGATTTTCTTCGTCACGACCTTGATTCTCTTTGCTAACAGTGATAAAATTGCTAGCTCGGATGTTCCTATGTTGGCTATTGCTAAGGAAGTGAACCCTATCTTTGCAACACTTTACGCCTTGGTGATCTTTGGATTGATTTTTAATACTGTCTTTAGTCTCTACTATGCCCTTGGGAAACGCTTCTCAGCAGGTAGTGAGAAGCGCTTCAAGTTCTTTGTGGCTGCATTTGCCCTTGCCGGTTTTGCTATTTCCTTCATGGGCTTCCGTCAACTGGTAGCGGTTATGTATCCTATTATTGGTTATCTGGGAATGCTGATGTTGGTCGTGCTAGTTGTGGCTAGCTACCGCGAAAAAGCCAAAATTCGTAAGGAAAAGGAAATTCGAAATCATCTCTTGTCTATCGTTGAGAAGTCTTATGATTCCAACCAAGACTTGACCCATCAAGACAAGAAAAAGGCCGAAGAACTTCGAGAAGCCTCAATTATTGATAATGACATTCTCCATAAAGATTCCCATGCACATGTTCGTCAGGAAATGGGAATCAGTAAGAAGGATTAG